Proteins found in one Lysinibacillus fusiformis genomic segment:
- a CDS encoding YlaN family protein, translating to MDTKSQTSFQEKALELLVADADKIARLIRVQMDHLTMPQCPLYEEVLDTQMFGLSREIDFAVKLGLIERDKGKEILDSLEKELSVLHDAYTDK from the coding sequence ATGGATACGAAATCACAAACTTCTTTTCAAGAGAAGGCTTTGGAGCTATTAGTTGCTGATGCAGATAAGATTGCTCGCCTTATTCGAGTACAAATGGATCATTTAACAATGCCACAATGCCCTTTATATGAGGAAGTATTAGATACACAAATGTTCGGCCTGTCACGTGAAATTGACTTTGCTGTGAAGCTTGGATTGATTGAACGTGATAAGGGCAAAGAAATTCTCGATTCACTCGAGAAGGAACTTTCTGTACTACACGACGCGTATACAGACAAATAA
- a CDS encoding FtsW/RodA/SpoVE family cell cycle protein produces MRQYLKRYAQNFDYPLFFTVLLLSLFGLIMIYSSSMMVAIAQKKQAPDFFYQKQVTNLMVAFLGFIVAAFFPYKHYANKNIMLLLTVVLAVLFTWLKLFGHGADEVGSQSWIAIPGLGNFQPSEYAKLFIILYFAAAFYRKAQKYTFEKLQPTEIFYPIFLWILVVAGVAFETDLGAVIILCGIAVSVVASSGIPFKTFWKFFGVLGAFGTAILGILWLFKGELLTGNRKGRILSYLNPFEYEDGSGHQVVNSYYAIGGGGLEGRGLGQSIQKLGYLPEPQTDFIMAIIMEELGIWGVLIVLCGLGFIVYKGFSIALRTKDPLARMIAAGIASWIGWQSFINLGGVTGLIPLTGVTLPFISYGGTSIIILSLAMGILINVSMFEKVERKKTQS; encoded by the coding sequence ATGAGACAATACTTAAAACGTTATGCACAAAATTTTGATTACCCCTTATTTTTTACGGTCCTATTATTAAGTTTATTTGGGTTAATAATGATTTACAGTTCAAGTATGATGGTTGCTATTGCACAGAAAAAACAAGCACCTGATTTTTTTTATCAAAAGCAAGTGACCAATTTAATGGTGGCTTTTCTCGGTTTTATAGTGGCGGCCTTTTTTCCATACAAACATTATGCGAATAAGAACATTATGTTATTGCTAACGGTCGTATTGGCGGTGTTATTCACATGGTTAAAATTGTTTGGTCATGGGGCAGATGAAGTAGGCTCTCAAAGTTGGATTGCTATTCCAGGATTAGGTAATTTTCAGCCTTCAGAGTATGCGAAACTATTTATAATTTTATATTTTGCAGCTGCTTTTTATCGAAAAGCGCAAAAGTATACATTTGAAAAGCTACAACCTACTGAAATTTTTTACCCAATTTTTCTATGGATTTTAGTGGTTGCTGGGGTAGCCTTTGAAACAGACTTAGGAGCAGTAATTATTCTATGCGGAATTGCCGTTTCAGTTGTAGCTTCAAGTGGTATTCCGTTTAAAACATTTTGGAAATTTTTTGGTGTGTTAGGTGCATTTGGTACAGCTATTCTTGGTATTCTTTGGTTATTTAAAGGAGAGCTACTAACAGGAAATCGAAAAGGACGGATATTGTCTTACTTAAATCCGTTTGAGTATGAGGATGGTAGTGGTCACCAAGTGGTGAATAGTTATTATGCCATTGGCGGTGGCGGCTTAGAAGGACGTGGCCTTGGTCAATCCATTCAAAAATTAGGATACTTACCTGAACCACAAACAGATTTTATTATGGCAATCATAATGGAAGAGCTAGGGATTTGGGGCGTTTTAATTGTCTTATGTGGTCTAGGATTTATTGTATATAAAGGTTTTTCTATTGCATTACGAACAAAAGATCCATTGGCACGCATGATTGCGGCCGGCATTGCGAGCTGGATAGGCTGGCAATCGTTTATTAATCTTGGGGGTGTAACCGGGTTAATCCCGTTAACCGGTGTAACGTTACCTTTTATAAGCTATGGCGGTACATCTATAATCATTCTATCTTTAGCGATGGGGATATTAATCAATGTTTCTATGTTTGAAAAGGTAGAGAGGAAAAAAACACAATCATAA
- the pyc gene encoding pyruvate carboxylase — protein sequence MESINKILVANRGEIAIRIFRACTELNIQTVAIYSREDSGAFHRFKADEAYLVGAGKKPIDAYLDIEGIIAIAKDADVDAIHPGYGFLSENVEFARRCEEEGIVFIGPTSQHLDMFGDKVKARSQAIAAEIPVIPGTDGPVANLAEVETFASNYGYPVMIKAALGGGGRGMRLVHTPEDLASSYERAKSEAKAAFGSDEVYVEKAIIKPKHIEVQIIGDQHGNIVHLYERDCSIQRRHQKVVEIAPSHSISEELRNRICDAAVKLMKNVSYINAGTVEFLVAGDDFYFIEVNPRIQVEHTITEMITGVDIVHAQIKVAAGYGLHSEEIHMPKQEDMPMIGYAIQARVTTEDPANDFMPDTGKLMVYRSSGGFGVRLDAGNGFQGAVVTPYYDSLLVKISTSGMNFKEAAAKMDRNLKEFRIRGVKTNIPFLNNVVTHEKFISGAFDTSFIDTTPELFEFPVRQDRGTKLLSYIGNVTLNGFPGVEKKSKPIFVQPNQPKIDPLIVPPAGTKQILDTQGADGLVQWILAQDDVLLTDTTFRDAHQSLLATRVRSQDMYQIADATARMMHQLFSLEMWGGATFDVAYRFLKEDPWERLAKLREQVPNVLFQMLLRGANAVGYTNYPDNLIREFIAESASSGIDVFRIFDSLNWIKGMEVAIDAVRQSGKIAEAAICYTGDILDDSRAKYSVQYYKDMAKELEVAGAHILAIKDMAGLLKPEAAYRLISELKETTSLPIHLHTHDTSGNGIYLYAKAIEAGVDIIDTALGSMAGLTSQPSANSLYYAMKGSKREVRADIDSMEKLSYYWEDVRKYYKDFESGMISPHSEIYVHEMPGGQYSNLQQQAKAVGLGDRWEEVKRMYSRVNLLFGDIVKVTPSSKVVGDMALFMVQNDLDENTVLTRGQTIDFPDSVIEFFQGYLGQPHGGFPEALQQVVLKDREAISVRPGELLEPIQFDQLEAVLETKLNRPVTKKDVLAYALYPKVFEEYAKTAESFGNISVLDTPTFLYGLKLGEIIEVEIEKGKTLIIKLVSIGEPQHNGTRVLYFELNGQSRELVIQDMTVEVDGNLALKADPSNPNQIGATMPGTVLKVVVSKGSPVKRGDHLLITEAMKMETTVQAPKDGIVKEVYASAGDAISTGDLLIEIE from the coding sequence ATGGAATCAATCAACAAAATTCTCGTAGCCAATCGAGGAGAAATTGCAATTCGTATTTTCCGTGCTTGTACGGAGCTGAATATCCAAACTGTTGCCATCTATTCAAGAGAGGATAGTGGTGCTTTTCATCGCTTTAAAGCAGATGAAGCTTATTTAGTGGGAGCGGGCAAGAAACCAATTGATGCATATTTAGATATTGAAGGTATTATTGCCATCGCAAAAGATGCAGATGTTGATGCGATTCATCCAGGGTATGGTTTTTTATCTGAAAACGTGGAATTTGCACGTCGCTGTGAGGAAGAGGGCATTGTCTTTATCGGGCCAACTTCTCAGCATTTAGATATGTTTGGAGATAAAGTCAAAGCACGTTCACAAGCCATTGCGGCTGAGATTCCTGTTATACCAGGTACAGACGGCCCTGTAGCCAATCTAGCAGAGGTAGAGACGTTTGCTAGCAATTATGGCTATCCAGTTATGATTAAGGCGGCACTTGGCGGTGGCGGTCGTGGGATGCGTCTTGTCCATACGCCAGAGGATCTTGCTTCTTCTTATGAAAGAGCAAAATCAGAAGCAAAGGCTGCTTTTGGTTCTGATGAAGTGTATGTAGAGAAGGCCATCATAAAACCAAAACATATTGAAGTACAGATTATTGGTGATCAACACGGCAATATTGTGCATTTATATGAGCGTGATTGCTCGATCCAGCGTCGTCACCAAAAAGTGGTGGAAATTGCGCCATCTCATTCGATTTCGGAGGAGTTAAGAAATCGTATTTGTGATGCTGCTGTGAAATTAATGAAGAATGTCTCGTACATAAATGCAGGGACAGTGGAATTTTTAGTCGCAGGAGACGATTTTTATTTCATCGAGGTAAATCCTCGCATTCAAGTAGAACATACGATTACAGAAATGATTACAGGTGTAGATATCGTCCATGCCCAAATTAAGGTAGCGGCAGGCTATGGACTACACAGTGAAGAAATTCATATGCCAAAGCAAGAAGATATGCCAATGATTGGCTATGCCATTCAGGCTCGTGTGACAACAGAAGACCCTGCAAATGACTTTATGCCAGATACAGGAAAATTAATGGTTTATCGTTCTAGTGGCGGTTTTGGAGTACGTTTAGATGCCGGGAATGGATTCCAAGGTGCTGTCGTAACACCTTATTATGATTCTCTATTAGTTAAAATTTCGACATCGGGCATGAACTTTAAAGAAGCTGCTGCGAAAATGGATCGTAATTTGAAAGAATTCCGTATTCGTGGTGTCAAAACGAATATCCCATTTTTAAACAATGTCGTTACGCATGAGAAATTTATATCAGGTGCCTTTGATACAAGCTTTATTGATACAACACCAGAGCTTTTCGAGTTCCCTGTTCGTCAAGACCGTGGGACAAAGCTATTAAGCTATATCGGAAACGTGACATTAAATGGCTTCCCAGGAGTAGAAAAGAAGTCAAAGCCCATTTTTGTTCAGCCGAACCAACCTAAAATCGATCCTTTAATTGTACCACCAGCAGGTACGAAGCAGATTTTAGATACACAAGGGGCAGATGGCTTGGTGCAGTGGATTTTAGCACAGGACGATGTACTACTAACAGATACAACATTCCGTGATGCGCATCAATCATTACTCGCTACACGTGTTCGTTCGCAAGATATGTACCAAATTGCCGATGCGACAGCACGTATGATGCATCAATTATTCTCGCTGGAAATGTGGGGCGGGGCAACATTTGACGTAGCCTATCGTTTCCTGAAAGAGGATCCGTGGGAGCGCCTAGCGAAACTGCGTGAACAAGTGCCAAATGTGTTATTCCAGATGTTACTACGTGGAGCTAATGCTGTTGGTTATACAAACTATCCTGACAATCTAATTCGTGAATTTATAGCGGAATCAGCTTCATCAGGTATTGATGTATTCCGTATTTTCGATAGCTTAAACTGGATTAAAGGTATGGAAGTAGCGATTGATGCGGTGCGTCAATCAGGAAAAATTGCCGAAGCAGCAATCTGTTATACAGGTGACATTTTGGATGATAGTCGTGCGAAATATTCTGTGCAATATTATAAGGATATGGCGAAGGAGCTAGAGGTAGCAGGTGCACATATTCTAGCTATTAAAGATATGGCTGGTTTACTGAAGCCAGAAGCGGCCTATCGTTTAATTTCCGAGTTAAAAGAGACGACAAGTCTGCCAATTCACTTGCATACGCATGACACAAGTGGCAATGGAATTTACTTATATGCCAAAGCGATTGAAGCTGGTGTAGATATTATCGATACAGCACTTGGGTCTATGGCGGGCTTAACATCTCAGCCAAGTGCAAACTCCTTGTACTATGCGATGAAGGGCAGTAAACGTGAGGTACGTGCGGATATCGATTCTATGGAGAAATTATCGTACTACTGGGAAGATGTTCGTAAATACTATAAAGATTTCGAAAGTGGCATGATCAGCCCACATTCAGAAATTTATGTGCATGAGATGCCTGGTGGACAATATAGTAACTTACAGCAGCAAGCAAAAGCAGTAGGTCTTGGTGATCGTTGGGAAGAAGTGAAGCGTATGTATTCCCGTGTAAATTTACTGTTTGGTGATATTGTCAAAGTGACACCATCTTCCAAGGTGGTAGGTGATATGGCTTTATTCATGGTACAAAATGATCTAGACGAAAATACGGTCTTAACAAGAGGGCAAACGATTGACTTCCCAGATTCAGTCATTGAATTTTTCCAAGGCTATCTTGGGCAGCCACATGGCGGGTTCCCAGAGGCATTACAACAAGTGGTGCTAAAAGATCGCGAAGCAATTAGCGTTCGTCCAGGAGAATTATTAGAGCCTATTCAGTTTGATCAATTAGAGGCTGTGCTAGAGACGAAATTAAATCGTCCTGTAACGAAAAAGGATGTACTGGCTTATGCTCTCTATCCAAAAGTCTTTGAGGAGTATGCAAAAACGGCAGAATCCTTCGGCAATATTTCGGTTCTCGACACACCAACATTCTTATATGGCTTAAAGCTTGGAGAAATTATTGAAGTCGAAATCGAAAAAGGGAAAACATTGATTATTAAACTCGTATCAATCGGGGAACCGCAACACAATGGAACACGTGTCCTGTACTTTGAGCTCAATGGACAATCGCGTGAATTGGTGATTCAAGACATGACTGTTGAGGTAGATGGCAATCTAGCATTAAAAGCCGATCCAAGCAATCCAAATCAAATCGGTGCTACAATGCCAGGTACTGTGTTGAAAGTCGTTGTTTCTAAAGGTAGTCCAGTTAAACGTGGCGATCACCTATTAATTACAGAAGCGATGAAAATGGAAACAACTGTTCAAGCACCAAAAGACGGCATTGTAAAAGAGGTATATGCAAGTGCAGGAGATGCGATTTCAACAGGGGATTTACTGATTGAAATTGAATAA
- a CDS encoding TetR/AcrR family transcriptional regulator, translated as MDRNKNTFIQEARKQQIIEATITTLDEIGYVKASLAQIAKRASISTALISYHFVDRQDLINQSLQALIDQSTTFILTKTYTANNPVTQLANFIEASIAYQATHPKENAALLEIVFNARTTEDIPYYKLPDEEEDPLLMALCNILEEGKKQGTFSVSSINVMAKVIQGAIGEYMLIGGPLAIAAEDYSYEVTNIIWTAMKVEGAKNA; from the coding sequence ATGGATCGTAATAAAAATACCTTTATTCAGGAAGCAAGAAAGCAGCAAATTATTGAAGCTACGATAACGACCCTTGATGAAATTGGTTATGTGAAGGCGAGTTTAGCACAAATCGCTAAACGTGCTTCTATTAGCACAGCATTAATTTCTTATCATTTTGTAGATCGACAAGATTTAATCAATCAAAGTCTGCAAGCGCTAATTGATCAATCAACAACTTTTATTTTGACAAAAACATATACTGCCAATAATCCTGTTACACAATTAGCAAACTTCATAGAGGCAAGTATTGCTTATCAAGCGACACACCCGAAGGAAAATGCAGCATTATTAGAAATTGTCTTCAATGCTCGGACGACAGAAGATATCCCTTACTATAAACTGCCAGATGAAGAAGAAGATCCGTTATTGATGGCATTATGTAATATTTTAGAAGAGGGTAAAAAACAGGGGACATTTAGTGTCAGCTCTATCAATGTAATGGCAAAAGTTATTCAAGGAGCTATTGGTGAATACATGCTAATAGGGGGACCGCTTGCTATTGCAGCAGAGGATTATAGTTACGAAGTAACAAATATTATATGGACAGCAATGAAAGTAGAGGGGGCAAAAAATGCTTAA
- a CDS encoding COX15/CtaA family protein → MQHNRYLKWFAVAATVGMLLILLGGALVTKTDSGLGCGRNWPDCNGSLIPKEITPEVLIEFSHRLVTGVVSISILVLTIWTWRKLGHIREVKLLGFLAMFFLIAQALIGAAQVLWGQGDFILALHFGISLISFAAVLLLSMIVFEVDRKFDADNVFIGKKLRWHTIAVTIYSYLVVYTGALVRHTDSSLICPDWPFCYNETPFAPPNNMYEWVQMGHRLAVLIIFIWIAYITWHAVKEYKNQRVIYYGWVIAFTIVVLQVIAGMLVVLTKLNLTVALLHSLFISLLFGLLCYMIMLVARSNYNEKKK, encoded by the coding sequence ATGCAACACAACAGGTATTTGAAATGGTTTGCTGTTGCCGCTACAGTAGGGATGCTCCTTATATTATTAGGTGGGGCTCTCGTTACAAAAACAGATAGTGGCCTAGGCTGTGGTCGAAACTGGCCTGATTGTAATGGATCTCTTATTCCAAAGGAGATTACACCAGAAGTCCTTATTGAATTCTCACATCGTCTTGTAACTGGAGTCGTATCTATTTCAATTCTTGTGTTAACCATTTGGACATGGCGTAAACTCGGACATATTCGTGAAGTAAAGCTATTAGGTTTCTTAGCAATGTTTTTCTTAATCGCGCAAGCTCTTATTGGAGCAGCTCAAGTATTATGGGGGCAAGGTGATTTCATCCTAGCACTTCATTTTGGGATATCTCTTATTTCCTTTGCTGCGGTTCTTCTTCTTTCTATGATTGTATTTGAAGTCGATCGGAAATTTGATGCTGATAACGTATTTATTGGTAAAAAGTTACGTTGGCATACAATTGCTGTCACAATTTATTCTTATTTAGTCGTTTATACAGGGGCGTTAGTTCGTCATACAGATTCGAGCTTAATTTGTCCTGATTGGCCATTTTGCTATAATGAAACACCTTTCGCACCGCCGAATAACATGTACGAATGGGTGCAAATGGGACATCGATTAGCTGTTCTTATTATTTTCATTTGGATTGCATACATAACTTGGCACGCTGTGAAAGAGTATAAAAACCAACGTGTTATTTACTATGGATGGGTAATTGCCTTTACTATAGTAGTTTTACAAGTGATTGCTGGTATGTTAGTAGTCCTAACTAAACTGAATTTAACGGTCGCTTTACTGCATTCATTATTTATTTCCCTTTTATTCGGTTTATTATGTTACATGATCATGCTAGTTGCTCGAAGTAATTATAATGAAAAAAAGAAATAG
- the cyoE gene encoding heme o synthase, translated as MSNGRTLAATRNTGPETTSVVKDFLALIKIGIVNSNLVTTFTGMWLAFQFTGRHFLQELDVIFYTMLGAALIIGGSGAMNNFIDQDIDPIMKRTKARPTVTGRFKPNFVLTIALSFLIVGEILLFAASFAAGMWGLVGIFAYVVLYSMWSKRKHVSNTVVGSISGAIPPVIGFAAVEPALGPGALALFLIMFAWQPPHFYALAMKRTEEYRAAKIPMLPVIKGFKRTKYSMLFWILLLLPLPFLLTELGIGFLTLATALNLGWLILALKGFTTKDDMKWANKMFIYSLNHMTILFVSIIIFAVFS; from the coding sequence ATGTCAAACGGTCGTACACTGGCGGCTACTAGAAATACTGGTCCAGAAACAACATCTGTTGTAAAAGATTTCTTAGCACTAATAAAAATTGGAATCGTTAACTCGAATCTTGTCACAACGTTTACAGGGATGTGGCTGGCTTTTCAGTTTACTGGTAGACATTTCTTGCAAGAGCTTGATGTCATATTTTACACCATGCTGGGTGCGGCATTAATCATTGGTGGCTCAGGTGCAATGAATAACTTCATTGATCAGGATATAGATCCTATCATGAAAAGAACAAAAGCAAGACCGACAGTGACAGGCAGATTTAAGCCAAACTTTGTGTTGACCATTGCCCTCTCATTTTTAATTGTAGGTGAAATTTTGTTATTTGCGGCATCGTTTGCAGCCGGCATGTGGGGACTAGTAGGAATATTTGCTTATGTCGTTCTGTATTCAATGTGGTCAAAGAGGAAGCATGTTAGTAACACGGTTGTAGGTAGTATTTCGGGGGCTATTCCTCCTGTTATTGGATTCGCAGCGGTTGAGCCTGCGTTAGGTCCAGGAGCACTAGCTTTATTCCTTATTATGTTTGCATGGCAACCACCACATTTTTATGCGCTTGCTATGAAACGGACTGAGGAATATCGTGCGGCTAAAATACCAATGCTACCTGTTATAAAGGGATTTAAACGTACAAAGTACTCAATGTTATTCTGGATTCTTTTATTATTACCGTTACCTTTCCTTTTAACAGAGCTTGGAATTGGCTTTTTAACTCTTGCTACTGCATTGAACTTGGGTTGGTTAATACTAGCTCTGAAAGGCTTTACAACAAAAGATGATATGAAATGGGCAAATAAAATGTTTATTTATTCGTTGAATCATATGACCATACTATTTGTATCCATCATAATATTTGCGGTGTTTAGCTAA